A single genomic interval of Microbulbifer variabilis harbors:
- a CDS encoding protein-L-isoaspartate(D-aspartate) O-methyltransferase, whose protein sequence is MDRLRHEGLGMTSQRTRNRLIQRLRDEGIINEEVLDVMASTPRHLFLDEALAIRAYEDTALPIGYGQTISQPYIVARMTELLLSRAKSLHRVLEVGTGSGYQTAILSRLVEQLFSVERVEPLLDKARQRLTELGYQNIEYNLSSGGFGWPEKGPYDAILAAAAPSTVPDELKQQLGPNGVLVIPVGSEQQHLMMISRRQDTDQFDVEKLEAVRFVPLLSGVVR, encoded by the coding sequence ATGGACCGCTTGAGACACGAAGGCTTGGGAATGACCTCCCAGCGAACTCGCAATCGCCTGATCCAACGCTTGAGGGATGAGGGCATTATCAATGAAGAAGTCCTCGATGTGATGGCTTCGACCCCCAGGCACCTTTTTCTGGATGAAGCCCTGGCGATCCGCGCCTATGAGGATACAGCTCTGCCAATTGGCTATGGCCAGACAATATCCCAACCTTACATTGTTGCCCGCATGACAGAGTTGCTGCTGAGCAGGGCCAAATCCCTGCATAGGGTTTTAGAAGTTGGTACGGGTTCCGGCTACCAAACCGCAATTCTTTCTAGGCTGGTTGAACAACTTTTTTCTGTTGAGCGTGTCGAACCCTTGCTCGATAAGGCCCGCCAGCGTCTTACCGAGTTGGGATATCAGAATATTGAATACAATCTCAGTAGTGGTGGTTTTGGCTGGCCGGAAAAAGGGCCTTATGATGCAATCCTGGCAGCAGCGGCTCCCTCAACGGTTCCCGATGAACTCAAGCAACAGTTGGGACCAAATGGTGTGCTGGTTATTCCTGTGGGTTCGGAGCAACAGCACCTGATGATGATCTCTCGTCGCCAGGATACCGATCAGTTCGATGTGGAAAAGCTAGAAGCAGTGCGGTTTGTGCCGCTGCTTAGTGGTGTGGTTCGATGA